From one Sulfurimonas sp. HSL-3221 genomic stretch:
- a CDS encoding DUF302 domain-containing protein — MKPFARTLLWTVLSLTLLISTAATDTNTQQDIRIFTVENSGGKITGKSIEKAFEAAGFLIDGNNDMNKPFKARFGATHYPVYRLATIHDPDLSAKLIAVNPLMGLLTPLSMSIWQDNEGSMNISVLSLRGLSRMTQIPMNNPDLVALAAKMEKALRAALPGGHFKSLAYQKVADPATPLSVTFKAVFEAPKDGSVLDAKDDFEAEFEGEMEPIGFLFPGFIDVNEELQERDDDSYDFYDTYSVCKLDVIFPIHQTHPEVGAFAPCTFFLYKKHGEKTVHMGFPSVQNWIASTDIADKTSLDPLIEAENLFIDTVNGITE, encoded by the coding sequence ATGAAACCGTTTGCAAGGACCCTTCTCTGGACAGTACTGTCCCTGACACTGCTGATCAGCACCGCCGCCACCGATACGAACACACAGCAGGATATCCGGATCTTTACCGTTGAAAACAGCGGCGGGAAAATTACCGGGAAAAGCATAGAAAAAGCCTTTGAAGCAGCCGGTTTTCTGATCGATGGCAACAACGACATGAACAAGCCCTTCAAAGCCCGGTTCGGTGCGACGCACTACCCGGTCTACCGCCTGGCGACCATTCACGATCCCGATCTCTCCGCCAAACTGATCGCCGTTAATCCGCTGATGGGGCTGCTGACGCCGCTCTCCATGTCTATTTGGCAGGATAATGAAGGGAGCATGAATATCTCCGTCCTCTCCTTGCGCGGTCTTTCGCGTATGACGCAGATCCCAATGAACAACCCCGACCTTGTCGCCCTGGCAGCTAAAATGGAGAAGGCGCTGCGTGCCGCCCTTCCTGGGGGCCATTTCAAGTCGCTGGCCTATCAAAAGGTCGCAGACCCTGCCACACCCCTTTCGGTGACCTTTAAGGCCGTATTTGAGGCTCCAAAGGATGGATCTGTTCTTGATGCCAAAGATGACTTTGAAGCTGAATTCGAAGGAGAGATGGAGCCCATTGGTTTTCTCTTCCCAGGGTTTATCGACGTCAACGAAGAGCTGCAGGAGCGTGATGATGATAGTTATGACTTTTATGACACCTATTCTGTCTGCAAACTCGACGTCATCTTCCCGATCCATCAAACCCATCCGGAAGTCGGTGCCTTCGCGCCCTGTACCTTTTTCCTCTACAAGAAACATGGAGAAAAAACTGTCCATATGGGCTTCCCATCCGTTCAGAACTGGATCGCTTCGACGGATATTGCAGACAAAACCTCTCTAGACCCTCTGATCGAAGCGGAAAACCTCTTCATCGATACGGTTAACGGCATTACGGAATAA
- a CDS encoding OmpP1/FadL family transporter, producing MTRTIKLAVAAAMALGATSAFATNGDHLIGLGAKSRSMGGVSIGMPFGAESGINNPALLSSVKGTEISFGGTLFMPNVKYNANDGNGMQDSAADLNVIPEVSVGNKVGDHFYWGIGIWGTAGMGTDYRSENSQSTMNMVTALQLMQLGVPVAYEMNGLSVGFTPILQYGALDINYNAMGTTVGEGLAQDLKFTYNFGLSYNVGALTLGAVYRAEIPMKYKGQISGATGPFAGLGILPAPFGDELTQPAEIGVGFSFKITRENTIAFDYKQVKWGDAKGYKDFNWKNTDVFAVGYQFEIDGYALRAGYNHGTQPIEEADGTTQAGAAINVFNLLGFPAVVEDHITAGASAPLTEQLSVDLALTYALETKVSFDTSALDGMGMTGPSNEVKHSQSGVTFQLTYDF from the coding sequence ATGACACGTACAATCAAATTGGCTGTTGCAGCGGCTATGGCGTTGGGAGCAACATCTGCTTTTGCAACAAACGGTGACCACCTGATCGGTCTCGGTGCGAAATCACGTTCGATGGGCGGTGTAAGCATCGGGATGCCGTTCGGTGCAGAGTCCGGTATTAACAACCCTGCGTTATTGAGCAGCGTCAAGGGGACAGAGATTTCGTTCGGTGGTACACTCTTTATGCCGAATGTAAAATATAACGCCAATGACGGCAATGGCATGCAAGATAGTGCTGCGGATCTGAATGTGATTCCGGAAGTTTCTGTCGGTAATAAAGTCGGTGATCACTTCTACTGGGGTATCGGTATCTGGGGAACTGCCGGTATGGGTACGGATTACCGTAGTGAGAATTCTCAAAGCACCATGAATATGGTCACCGCTCTCCAGTTGATGCAGCTGGGTGTGCCGGTCGCTTATGAGATGAACGGACTCAGTGTCGGTTTCACTCCAATCCTTCAGTATGGTGCTTTGGATATTAATTACAATGCCATGGGTACGACTGTCGGGGAGGGGCTGGCACAGGACCTGAAATTTACTTACAATTTTGGTCTCTCCTATAATGTCGGTGCATTGACACTCGGTGCGGTCTATCGTGCGGAAATCCCGATGAAGTACAAGGGGCAGATTTCCGGAGCTACTGGGCCGTTCGCCGGTTTGGGGATTCTGCCTGCTCCATTCGGGGATGAACTGACACAGCCTGCGGAGATCGGTGTTGGGTTCTCATTCAAGATTACCCGCGAAAATACCATCGCGTTTGACTATAAGCAGGTTAAATGGGGTGACGCTAAAGGCTATAAAGACTTCAACTGGAAAAACACGGATGTATTTGCCGTCGGATACCAGTTTGAAATAGACGGGTATGCGCTGCGTGCGGGGTATAACCACGGTACACAGCCGATCGAAGAGGCAGACGGCACGACACAGGCAGGTGCTGCCATCAACGTCTTCAACCTCCTTGGGTTCCCGGCGGTCGTAGAAGACCATATTACGGCGGGTGCTTCCGCGCCGCTGACAGAGCAGCTCTCCGTCGATCTGGCGCTGACGTACGCACTGGAAACGAAAGTTTCATTCGATACTTCCGCCCTTGACGGCATGGGGATGACAGGACCGAGCAATGAAGTAAAACACTCGCAGTCCGGTGTCACGTTCCAGTTGACATACGACTTTTAA
- a CDS encoding thiosulfate oxidation carrier protein SoxY, producing the protein MQRRTFLSLAAGACALAAVPASVRAEDFRKSKPTVWTAKTVDDALKAMYGTTATVAEGVTVVAPDVASNGGAVPVDVKSDIAAKSVMIVQNVNPESAVIVYDLNEYSIIDFSIKIKMKASGTITAIVQGNDGKLYSGSKTLDVALGGCEG; encoded by the coding sequence ATGCAAAGAAGAACATTCCTCTCTCTCGCAGCTGGCGCTTGCGCCCTGGCTGCTGTACCGGCAAGCGTCCGTGCGGAAGATTTCCGTAAATCCAAGCCGACAGTTTGGACAGCAAAAACTGTCGACGACGCCCTCAAAGCGATGTACGGCACAACGGCTACTGTCGCTGAAGGCGTCACAGTCGTCGCTCCGGACGTTGCAAGCAACGGTGGTGCGGTTCCGGTTGATGTCAAGTCTGACATCGCTGCAAAATCCGTCATGATCGTCCAGAACGTCAACCCGGAATCTGCGGTTATCGTTTACGACCTCAACGAGTACAGCATCATCGACTTCTCCATCAAGATCAAGATGAAAGCTTCCGGTACGATCACAGCAATCGTACAGGGTAACGACGGCAAGCTCTACAGCGGCTCCAAAACACTCGACGTTGCACTCGGTGGTTGTGAGGGCTGA
- a CDS encoding thioredoxin family protein — MDASASHRFLSKAPTVYKHHFITLFILTSFFFSLSARDIDLNRIAIDTAKQKKTLLVWLHKNDCGYCEAMYEFTLGDDKVASLIQSSFELVDININDDDTVAFKEFKGSGHDFAKHVGYNFYPSSLFLDADGEIIFAAPGYVEEKDFLNMLDYVSSGAHKSMTYDSFKREGKSE, encoded by the coding sequence GTGGACGCTTCGGCGTCCCACCGCTTTCTCTCCAAGGCACCAACAGTGTATAAACACCACTTCATCACTCTTTTTATTCTCACGTCGTTCTTTTTCTCCTTGTCCGCACGCGATATCGACCTGAACCGTATAGCAATCGATACGGCCAAGCAGAAGAAGACCCTCCTAGTCTGGCTTCACAAAAATGACTGTGGTTACTGTGAAGCAATGTATGAATTTACCCTCGGCGACGACAAAGTCGCATCCCTGATTCAATCCTCTTTTGAACTTGTCGATATCAACATCAACGACGATGACACCGTGGCGTTCAAGGAGTTCAAGGGGAGCGGACACGACTTCGCCAAACATGTCGGATACAACTTCTACCCCTCCTCGCTTTTTCTGGATGCCGATGGGGAGATCATCTTTGCCGCACCGGGATATGTCGAAGAGAAGGATTTTTTGAACATGCTCGACTATGTCAGCAGCGGTGCGCATAAAAGCATGACCTATGACAGCTTTAAACGGGAGGGAAAAAGTGAATAA
- a CDS encoding MOSC domain-containing protein: MNKHKGKVLGLFHALKGVEGRHEYDMIEIDEQGIIGDKYYGKNLNRTILITSEEASYVMAADEGITMPYGSLGENIVIDISPYHLQAGQQLKIGETIVAITQNCTLCSSLGKVDARLPELLKNDRGIFAKTLQGGKIKKGDTVTIL; encoded by the coding sequence GTGAATAAGCACAAAGGAAAGGTCCTGGGCCTTTTTCATGCCCTGAAAGGGGTTGAAGGGCGTCATGAGTATGATATGATCGAAATCGACGAGCAGGGTATTATCGGCGATAAATATTACGGCAAGAACCTCAACCGTACCATTCTGATCACTTCCGAAGAGGCCAGCTACGTCATGGCGGCCGACGAAGGCATCACAATGCCCTACGGCTCGTTGGGAGAGAACATTGTCATCGATATCAGTCCCTATCACCTTCAGGCTGGCCAGCAATTGAAGATCGGTGAGACGATCGTCGCCATCACCCAGAACTGCACCCTCTGCAGCAGCCTCGGCAAAGTCGACGCCAGACTGCCGGAGCTCCTCAAGAACGACCGCGGTATTTTTGCGAAAACACTCCAGGGCGGTAAAATAAAAAAAGGTGATACAGTCACCATACTCTGA
- the soxZ gene encoding thiosulfate oxidation carrier complex protein SoxZ: protein MRIKAKLKGNVVSVKAMAKHDMWTYDIAEKKTGDRNNANFITHIDAKVGAATVMDASVSQFLSKNPIFKFAFKGDFKAGDELVMTWVDLKGNTKTSKAKIK from the coding sequence ATGAGAATCAAAGCAAAACTCAAAGGTAATGTTGTTTCTGTAAAAGCGATGGCGAAGCACGACATGTGGACATACGATATCGCTGAGAAGAAAACCGGCGACCGCAACAACGCGAACTTCATCACGCACATCGACGCCAAAGTCGGCGCGGCAACTGTTATGGACGCTTCTGTCAGCCAGTTCCTCTCCAAGAACCCGATCTTCAAGTTCGCGTTCAAAGGCGACTTCAAAGCGGGTGACGAACTCGTGATGACTTGGGTTGACCTCAAGGGCAACACCAAGACTTCCAAAGCCAAAATCAAATAA